From Leptospira fletcheri, a single genomic window includes:
- a CDS encoding TetR/AcrR family transcriptional regulator, whose translation MEIADSRKKILAAAADYASLHGLNDLTIGKLAKSIGMSKAGLHGPFGSKEALQIETIRYAMGVFSEHVIQPARKKPSGTARARAFCESWIQYVDGKVFPGGCFFGRVSMEGDSLGETVNGEIRRLFNLFRRFMAAELSEERKGSKSSGAEFADQVIALVVSYNWATHSLKNKELALHVRKLIREKFATLK comes from the coding sequence ATGGAAATCGCCGATTCCCGAAAAAAGATCCTGGCAGCTGCGGCGGACTATGCCTCCTTGCACGGACTCAACGATCTTACGATAGGCAAACTGGCGAAGTCGATCGGCATGAGTAAGGCAGGCCTGCACGGTCCTTTCGGTTCAAAAGAGGCGCTGCAAATCGAAACGATCCGATATGCAATGGGTGTTTTTAGCGAGCACGTCATTCAACCCGCTAGAAAAAAGCCGTCCGGAACGGCGAGAGCTCGGGCATTTTGCGAGTCTTGGATCCAGTATGTGGACGGGAAAGTCTTTCCCGGAGGTTGTTTTTTCGGACGGGTTTCCATGGAAGGGGATTCCCTAGGAGAAACCGTGAACGGTGAGATCCGGAGACTCTTCAATCTTTTCCGGAGATTTATGGCGGCCGAATTGAGCGAGGAACGGAAGGGCTCCAAGTCTAGCGGAGCCGAATTTGCCGATCAAGTGATCGCGCTCGTAGTGAGTTATAATTGGGCTACGCATTCGTTGAAAAACAAGGAACTTGCGTTACATGTACGTAAGTTGATTCGCGAAAAATTCGCGACGTTAAAATAG
- a CDS encoding S1C family serine protease, whose amino-acid sequence MVQFANSDIYNKNDPALSRKSSPIPAGDSRSVGDESELLDAYSNSVIKAVDRVGPAVVHLQVESSSGGQAGSGSGFLLTPDGFIATNSHVIHGASKIRVRLSDGSSTEAELVGDDPFTDVAVLRIRGNGYGHAGFADSGKLKVGQLVIAIGNPYGFESTVTAGVVSALGRTLRSRTGRLIDNVIQTDAALNPGNSGGPLVDSLGRIVGINTAIILPAQGICFAVGSSTAEYVITRLITHGSVKRGYLGIGGQNQTVPSAIRSLNRLRQESGVLVQSVEPGSPADRSGIRNGDLVIYLSDREILGVDDLHKVLDESSIGRKLTVRLIRDSSLRTFFVEPRELK is encoded by the coding sequence ATGGTTCAGTTCGCAAATTCCGACATTTACAACAAAAACGATCCGGCGCTCTCCCGCAAATCCTCCCCCATACCGGCCGGGGATTCCCGCTCCGTCGGAGACGAATCGGAACTTTTGGATGCATATTCCAATTCCGTAATCAAGGCGGTGGATCGAGTGGGTCCCGCAGTGGTGCATTTGCAAGTGGAATCTTCCTCCGGAGGACAGGCTGGAAGCGGCTCCGGATTCCTACTGACTCCGGACGGATTCATCGCAACCAATAGTCACGTCATTCACGGAGCATCCAAAATCCGGGTCCGACTTTCCGACGGATCCTCTACGGAAGCGGAACTCGTAGGGGACGATCCCTTTACGGATGTCGCCGTACTCAGGATCCGAGGAAACGGATACGGTCATGCTGGATTCGCCGATTCAGGAAAATTGAAAGTGGGACAACTCGTCATCGCCATCGGCAATCCGTACGGGTTCGAATCCACAGTGACCGCAGGTGTGGTCAGCGCCCTAGGAAGAACTCTCCGCTCTCGAACGGGAAGGCTCATCGATAACGTCATCCAGACGGATGCGGCTTTGAATCCCGGAAATTCCGGAGGCCCCTTGGTCGATTCCTTAGGAAGAATCGTGGGTATCAATACTGCAATCATCCTCCCGGCTCAAGGGATCTGCTTTGCGGTGGGTTCCAGCACGGCGGAATACGTGATCACCAGATTGATCACCCACGGAAGCGTAAAGAGAGGATATCTAGGAATCGGAGGGCAGAACCAAACGGTTCCCTCCGCAATTCGAAGTCTGAATCGCCTACGTCAGGAAAGCGGAGTCCTAGTGCAGAGCGTGGAACCCGGTTCCCCGGCGGATCGCTCCGGCATTCGGAACGGAGATCTCGTTATCTATTTATCGGATCGGGAAATTCTAGGAGTGGATGATCTCCATAAGGTCTTGGACGAATCCAGCATAGGTAGAAAACTAACCGTCCGATTGATACGCGACAGTTCTCTGAGAACCTTTTTTGTGGAACCCAGAGAACTAAAATAG
- a CDS encoding NAD(P)H-dependent flavin oxidoreductase, with protein sequence MKIRTPITDMLRIDLPIIGAPMFLVSYPDLVVAVSEAGGMGTFPSQNYRTIEELRRGLEEIRSRTKKPIGVNLILHKDHNPNWAKHFELLLEFKVELIITSLGSPRSIVGEAKSVGTKVFCDVTTLKHANIVAKSGADALVAVAQGAGGHAGAISPFSLIPYLKKEVGLPVLAAGAISGGQQMAAALSLGADAVYIGTRLIASQEAAASEEYKQMIVDSPPEEIVYTEKISGIPANWLKRSVEKAGDDFHANRSMSIDQEFKRWKDIWSAGQGVAQIDSVLPAGEIVRNMAREYGEILGALPKVQ encoded by the coding sequence ATGAAAATACGTACTCCCATCACAGATATGCTTCGGATCGACTTGCCGATCATCGGAGCACCCATGTTTTTGGTCTCTTATCCCGATTTGGTCGTAGCCGTTTCGGAAGCGGGAGGAATGGGAACTTTCCCTTCCCAAAATTACAGGACGATAGAAGAGTTAAGAAGGGGATTGGAAGAAATCCGTTCTAGAACTAAAAAACCTATCGGTGTTAACTTGATTCTTCATAAGGACCACAATCCGAATTGGGCCAAACATTTCGAACTTTTGCTGGAGTTCAAAGTGGAATTGATCATTACGAGCTTGGGAAGCCCGAGAAGCATCGTGGGGGAAGCTAAGTCTGTAGGTACGAAAGTGTTCTGCGACGTGACGACTCTGAAACACGCGAACATCGTAGCCAAGTCGGGAGCCGATGCATTGGTGGCCGTAGCGCAGGGAGCGGGAGGTCATGCAGGAGCGATTTCTCCTTTTAGTCTGATTCCGTACCTGAAAAAGGAAGTCGGTCTTCCCGTTCTTGCCGCCGGGGCGATCAGTGGCGGCCAGCAAATGGCGGCTGCACTTTCCCTAGGTGCGGATGCGGTCTATATCGGAACCCGTTTGATCGCCTCTCAAGAAGCCGCCGCTTCCGAGGAATACAAGCAAATGATCGTGGACTCTCCTCCGGAGGAGATCGTTTATACAGAAAAGATCTCGGGAATCCCCGCCAATTGGTTGAAGCGGTCGGTGGAAAAGGCGGGAGACGATTTTCATGCGAACCGTTCCATGAGTATAGACCAGGAATTCAAGAGATGGAAGGACATCTGGTCTGCAGGTCAAGGAGTGGCCCAGATCGACTCCGTGCTTCCCGCGGGTGAAATCGTCCGGAATATGGCGAGAGAATACGGAGAAATCCTCGGGGCATTGCCTAAGGTTCAGTGA
- a CDS encoding pirin family protein, producing MEAVLHKSETRGKVDYGWLKSKHTFSFGSYTDESRIHFGALRVLNDDTIAGGTGFPMHPHQDMEIITIPLEGAVEHKDSIGTNGVIRAGEVQVMSAGTGILHSEFNHSASEPLSLLQIWVIPEKRSVSPRYAQKTYSVEERKNRFQVVVSPDQNSESLWIHQNAWFSLGNLDAGVRLEYQRKNQKGGVYAFLIGGKVQINGVELLPRDGAGFSLDDVLEVKALEDSELLLMDVPEL from the coding sequence ATGGAAGCAGTGTTGCATAAGTCGGAAACTAGGGGAAAGGTTGATTACGGCTGGCTGAAATCCAAGCACACGTTCAGCTTCGGTTCTTATACGGACGAATCCAGGATCCATTTCGGAGCCTTACGTGTGTTAAACGATGATACGATCGCTGGAGGTACGGGATTTCCGATGCATCCTCACCAGGATATGGAGATCATCACCATTCCGCTGGAAGGCGCGGTGGAACACAAGGACAGTATCGGAACGAATGGAGTGATCCGTGCCGGAGAAGTACAAGTCATGTCTGCGGGAACCGGGATATTGCATTCTGAATTCAATCATTCCGCCTCCGAGCCCTTGAGCTTGCTTCAGATTTGGGTGATTCCGGAAAAAAGATCCGTTTCTCCTAGATACGCCCAAAAAACGTATTCCGTCGAAGAGAGGAAAAACCGTTTTCAAGTCGTGGTTTCTCCCGATCAGAATTCGGAATCGCTCTGGATCCACCAAAACGCTTGGTTTTCCCTGGGAAATTTGGACGCAGGAGTCCGGTTGGAATACCAACGTAAGAATCAAAAGGGCGGGGTGTACGCATTCCTGATCGGCGGAAAAGTGCAGATCAACGGAGTGGAACTCCTCCCTCGAGACGGGGCAGGTTTTTCTCTAGACGACGTATTGGAAGTGAAGGCCCTGGAAGATTCAGAACTTCTCCTCATGGACGTTCCGGAACTTTAA
- a CDS encoding putative quinol monooxygenase — MIVTVSSYKILPEKIDEFREISTELAAESLKEIGVHRFDFLQNDGDDGRFLLIEAYENESARKAHLETPHFLNWRRAVPEMFSQGTTTVPYKPVFPPAADWKKS; from the coding sequence ATGATCGTAACCGTCTCTTCCTATAAAATCCTTCCCGAAAAAATCGACGAGTTCCGGGAAATCAGCACGGAACTGGCAGCAGAATCTCTGAAAGAAATCGGAGTGCACAGATTCGACTTTCTGCAAAACGACGGAGATGACGGTAGATTTTTATTGATCGAAGCTTACGAAAACGAATCTGCTCGGAAGGCCCATTTAGAAACCCCCCACTTTCTGAATTGGAGACGTGCCGTACCGGAAATGTTTTCCCAAGGAACCACCACGGTCCCGTACAAACCCGTCTTCCCTCCTGCTGCGGATTGGAAGAAATCGTAA
- a CDS encoding sulfate ABC transporter substrate-binding protein, which translates to MTLVLASLVPISAEEPLLNVSFDPTRELYEDVNKQFIEGWKKKTGRSLQIQQSHGGSGKQARAVIDGLEADVVTLALAYDIDSIVDHGGLVSKDWEKAFPHHSVPYYSTVVFLVRKGNPKGIKDWNDVVKPGVGVITPNPKTSGGARWNYLAAWGFAKKKYGSEEKAKEFVKALYRNTSVLDTGARGSTTTFVQRGIGDVLLAWENEAELALSESKKANGGNSQFEVIYPTSSILAETPVAIVEKVARKKGTWEVAKAYLEFLYTKEGQQTIAKHFFRPIDEAVLKSNSSKFPKVKLFDVRELEGSWKTAHKKHFADGGIFDGIYSEAKK; encoded by the coding sequence ATGACCCTGGTGCTAGCAAGCCTTGTCCCAATCTCGGCGGAGGAGCCTCTTTTAAACGTATCCTTTGATCCCACGAGAGAATTGTACGAGGACGTGAACAAACAGTTCATAGAAGGGTGGAAAAAGAAAACCGGACGCTCCCTGCAAATCCAGCAATCTCACGGAGGTTCCGGAAAACAGGCTCGAGCCGTGATCGATGGATTGGAAGCGGACGTCGTTACCTTGGCTCTCGCCTACGATATCGATAGCATTGTGGACCACGGAGGCCTTGTCTCCAAGGATTGGGAGAAAGCTTTTCCCCATCACTCCGTACCGTATTACTCCACCGTCGTATTCCTAGTCCGAAAAGGAAACCCGAAAGGGATCAAAGACTGGAACGACGTGGTAAAACCCGGAGTCGGAGTCATCACCCCGAACCCGAAGACCTCGGGAGGAGCTCGCTGGAACTACCTCGCCGCTTGGGGATTCGCTAAGAAAAAATACGGATCCGAAGAAAAAGCGAAGGAATTCGTCAAAGCCCTGTATCGAAACACCTCCGTTCTGGATACGGGCGCCAGAGGATCCACGACCACATTCGTACAAAGGGGAATTGGGGACGTTCTACTCGCTTGGGAAAACGAAGCCGAATTGGCCTTAAGCGAATCCAAAAAGGCGAACGGAGGAAACTCCCAATTCGAAGTGATTTATCCGACCTCGAGCATTCTGGCCGAAACCCCCGTGGCAATCGTGGAAAAAGTCGCTAGAAAAAAAGGGACTTGGGAAGTCGCAAAAGCCTATCTGGAGTTTCTATACACCAAGGAAGGCCAGCAGACGATCGCGAAACATTTCTTCCGCCCCATAGACGAAGCGGTCCTGAAATCGAACTCCTCCAAATTTCCGAAAGTCAAGTTGTTCGACGTAAGAGAATTGGAAGGCTCCTGGAAGACAGCGCATAAAAAACATTTCGCCGACGGAGGAATCTTCGACGGAATCTATTCCGAGGCGAAAAAATAA
- a CDS encoding PP2C family protein-serine/threonine phosphatase gives MFSFGGKGLSSREKGDSKFGVTILLRICFVLLCFFLSTISCEDGESYPTSFRPFAIQGEIDLKNYDLDTQDPILLAGLWKFRWLYWKANGGEETPAEILNVPSAWNGKNGTRLGAGYGTYELEVKLARQYKELALLVPEQSSAYRLFIDGEPAAECGVVRFPVPADRTSFEVDPAWCNRFVRFFPKSDSFHIEMMIANTDHRLGGFWAPIRLGESESLHKAWENERYLDVFLAGGLFCIGMLHLLFASVRKGESASLYFGFFCIIMATRGIFAGTRIAADYLPFLGFGHFIRIEYITFYLAIPVFLSYILAVFPRELKRILVDLIWWIAILATLIALVLPVRIFTFTITIYYLVAFLAGTLGLYSLTKAAVRKRQGAITILGGFIFVYVAMVHDLFYATFFLDTGYFAHVGSFVFLLAQSIFLSVRSSENMDRIMDLSKNLEKRVEERTKQLRNALRVIRNDLTVAREIQKDLLHLNDQERKEFSDLIFDVLNKPLAEVGGDFYDIVEFPDGRIRVFLADATGHGVQAALLTILIRRAYEDHRLVSDSPGELISSLSTEFHNKYKNVGTFFAAASLEISSDRKTLGYSLAGAPSIVLQDASRVSILECENPLVGLLPDFAYKNRTIELNSEFRILCYTDGLTEASRDMGDYFGTERVVRLMEQGKNTELNSLLATIYSELLKFMGGGGPKDDVLLLGIESKRAQVSD, from the coding sequence GTGTTTTCATTCGGAGGGAAAGGTCTATCCAGTCGGGAAAAGGGAGATTCGAAATTTGGAGTCACCATCCTTCTTCGAATCTGTTTCGTCCTGCTTTGCTTTTTCCTTTCTACAATCTCCTGCGAAGACGGGGAATCGTATCCGACATCTTTCCGTCCGTTCGCGATCCAGGGAGAAATCGATTTAAAGAATTACGATCTGGACACTCAGGATCCGATTCTGCTCGCCGGTCTCTGGAAATTCCGGTGGTTGTACTGGAAAGCGAATGGGGGCGAAGAAACCCCCGCCGAAATCCTCAATGTTCCCTCGGCTTGGAACGGCAAGAACGGAACCAGACTCGGCGCAGGCTACGGAACCTATGAGTTGGAGGTAAAGCTGGCGAGACAATATAAAGAGCTCGCTCTTCTCGTTCCGGAACAAAGTTCCGCGTATCGGTTATTTATAGACGGCGAGCCCGCAGCGGAATGCGGTGTTGTCCGATTCCCGGTGCCCGCGGATCGGACTTCTTTCGAAGTGGATCCGGCTTGGTGCAACCGATTCGTAAGATTCTTTCCCAAGTCGGATTCGTTCCACATAGAGATGATGATCGCAAATACGGATCATAGGCTCGGAGGATTTTGGGCTCCGATCCGATTGGGAGAATCCGAATCCTTGCATAAAGCTTGGGAAAACGAACGTTATTTGGACGTGTTTTTAGCGGGGGGACTTTTTTGCATCGGGATGTTGCATTTGCTTTTCGCTTCGGTGCGCAAAGGGGAATCCGCCTCGCTCTATTTCGGTTTTTTCTGTATCATCATGGCTACCAGAGGGATTTTTGCGGGGACTCGGATTGCCGCGGATTATCTACCGTTTTTAGGTTTCGGGCATTTTATAAGAATTGAATATATTACCTTCTACCTCGCGATTCCGGTTTTTTTGAGCTATATCCTCGCCGTTTTTCCTAGAGAGTTGAAGCGGATACTGGTGGATCTGATTTGGTGGATCGCAATTCTCGCGACTCTGATCGCTCTTGTCCTGCCGGTTCGTATCTTTACCTTTACGATCACCATCTATTATCTAGTGGCGTTTTTGGCCGGAACCTTGGGCTTGTATTCCCTGACGAAGGCTGCCGTACGAAAAAGACAGGGAGCGATCACGATCTTGGGTGGATTCATTTTCGTGTATGTGGCGATGGTTCACGATCTTTTTTACGCGACGTTTTTTTTGGATACCGGATATTTCGCGCATGTAGGCTCCTTCGTTTTTCTACTGGCGCAATCCATATTTTTGTCCGTTCGAAGTTCAGAGAATATGGATAGAATCATGGATCTTTCCAAAAATCTGGAAAAGAGAGTGGAGGAAAGGACCAAACAACTTCGCAACGCTTTAAGGGTGATCCGGAACGATCTGACCGTGGCGAGGGAAATACAGAAGGATCTCCTTCATCTGAACGACCAAGAGCGGAAAGAATTTTCGGATCTCATATTCGACGTTTTGAATAAACCTTTGGCAGAGGTAGGGGGAGATTTTTACGATATAGTCGAGTTCCCTGACGGAAGAATCAGAGTGTTTCTCGCGGACGCCACCGGTCATGGAGTGCAGGCCGCTTTATTAACGATCCTGATCCGGAGAGCATACGAAGATCATAGGCTTGTGTCCGACTCCCCCGGGGAATTGATCTCCTCCTTGAGCACGGAGTTCCATAATAAATATAAGAACGTAGGTACGTTCTTTGCCGCCGCATCCTTGGAGATATCCTCCGATAGAAAAACTTTGGGATACTCTCTGGCCGGAGCACCGTCGATCGTATTGCAGGACGCTTCGAGAGTCAGTATTCTAGAGTGCGAGAATCCTCTGGTGGGTCTACTTCCTGATTTCGCTTATAAGAATCGAACAATCGAATTGAACTCAGAGTTCAGGATTCTCTGCTACACGGACGGTTTGACCGAAGCATCCCGAGATATGGGGGATTATTTCGGAACGGAACGCGTGGTCCGTCTTATGGAACAGGGAAAAAATACGGAATTAAACTCTTTATTGGCTACGATCTACTCCGAACTGCTTAAATTTATGGGCGGCGGGGGGCCGAAGGATGACGTTCTTTTATTGGGAATCGAATCGAAAAGGGCGCAAGTGTCCGATTGA
- a CDS encoding DUF445 domain-containing protein, which yields MVLSLSRDMSAGTRDRPYARLQLFSNFLLLLFGGLLFWGFLGKWDRFPWGGVLLHGLEGGLVGAVCDWFAVWKTYRAVETESETIAEEIGKWVSSDLVNEEKLREYMDRILDDPEQIAALSELLEENLGGPERISKALDLVWEKVEEDIVRYLTNFRFSGADQEILKDLSRRKEILGTVRFLVGEALVKAADQDDFKDRIDRITRSLSFLAKPLVWLLDPQKRVREFGVGLKEDQEFDSEEDTVLFEIFSLFSDCADLYIGSWNELPESKKEEAVRSLTDFGKDQLNRMLTDLIALHVKDIQKMENLREYGPIRSILEFLREKTNASVSRYLGEQVARGLKRLEPRQFRINLEAKTRRVLEKIRINGSLLGFVSGCGIGLLDFLF from the coding sequence GTGGTTCTTTCGTTGAGCCGGGATATGAGCGCGGGAACGAGAGACAGGCCTTACGCGAGACTCCAGCTATTTTCCAATTTTCTTTTGCTTCTCTTCGGAGGGCTTCTTTTTTGGGGGTTCTTAGGAAAATGGGATCGGTTCCCTTGGGGAGGCGTCCTCCTACATGGATTGGAAGGAGGTTTGGTGGGAGCCGTCTGCGATTGGTTTGCCGTATGGAAAACGTACCGGGCGGTGGAAACAGAGAGCGAGACCATCGCGGAGGAGATCGGAAAATGGGTTTCTTCCGATCTGGTGAACGAGGAAAAATTGCGGGAGTATATGGACCGCATTTTGGACGATCCGGAGCAGATCGCAGCCCTTTCCGAGTTGCTTGAAGAAAATCTAGGCGGACCCGAAAGGATCAGTAAGGCTTTGGATCTGGTTTGGGAAAAGGTGGAAGAGGATATCGTACGATATCTAACGAATTTCCGCTTTTCCGGAGCCGATCAGGAAATCCTAAAAGATTTGAGTAGAAGAAAGGAGATCCTGGGAACCGTCCGTTTCTTAGTCGGAGAAGCACTGGTCAAGGCCGCAGACCAGGACGATTTTAAGGACCGAATCGATCGGATCACACGCAGTCTTTCTTTTTTGGCCAAACCGTTGGTATGGTTGTTGGATCCTCAAAAAAGGGTTCGCGAATTCGGAGTCGGTTTAAAAGAGGATCAGGAATTCGACTCCGAAGAAGATACGGTTTTATTCGAAATTTTTTCCCTGTTTTCCGACTGTGCGGATTTGTACATAGGTTCCTGGAACGAACTTCCCGAATCCAAAAAAGAAGAAGCGGTGCGTTCCTTGACGGATTTCGGAAAGGACCAACTCAACCGTATGTTGACGGATCTAATCGCTCTCCATGTAAAAGACATTCAAAAAATGGAAAATTTAAGGGAATACGGACCGATTCGTTCCATATTGGAATTTTTGAGAGAGAAGACGAATGCGAGCGTCTCCAGATACCTGGGCGAGCAGGTGGCGAGAGGGTTGAAGCGTCTGGAACCTAGACAATTCAGGATCAATCTCGAGGCGAAAACGAGAAGAGTTCTCGAGAAAATACGGATCAACGGTAGTCTATTGGGATTCGTTTCCGGCTGCGGTATCGGACTTTTGGATTTCCTGTTTTAG
- the cysT gene encoding sulfate ABC transporter permease subunit CysT, with protein sequence MKLNLRPYSKTTFGLSLGMTVFYLSFLVIVPLSALFLKSANLGWSGLLEVFSEDRIQKALWLSFSAGGAAAAINLVVGFLFAWVLVRYEFPGKKILDTLVDLPFTLPTAVAGIALTAIYSPNGWIGKYLDPLGIKVAYTPLGIVIALVFIGFPFVVRTVQPVLEELPKELEESAYCLGANRLQTFTRVLFPEIWPSLLAGTSMAFARGIGEYGSVVFISGNLPGKTEILPLLIVTKLEQYEYAKATGIALLMLVLSFSIMLAINFFQSRSSRRLG encoded by the coding sequence TTGAAACTGAACCTTCGCCCGTATTCCAAAACGACCTTCGGTCTTTCCTTAGGCATGACCGTCTTTTACCTGAGTTTTCTGGTCATCGTTCCATTATCCGCGCTGTTTCTCAAATCCGCGAATCTAGGCTGGTCCGGATTATTGGAAGTGTTTTCCGAGGATCGTATTCAAAAAGCCTTATGGTTAAGTTTCAGTGCCGGAGGAGCGGCCGCAGCGATCAACCTGGTCGTAGGTTTTCTATTCGCATGGGTTCTGGTTCGTTACGAATTTCCGGGTAAAAAAATCCTGGATACTTTGGTGGATCTCCCGTTTACTCTTCCGACTGCGGTCGCAGGAATCGCACTGACGGCGATCTACTCTCCCAATGGATGGATCGGAAAATACCTGGACCCTCTCGGAATCAAGGTGGCGTATACTCCTCTCGGAATCGTAATCGCCTTGGTGTTTATCGGTTTTCCGTTCGTCGTACGTACCGTTCAACCTGTCCTCGAGGAACTCCCGAAAGAGTTGGAGGAAAGCGCGTACTGCCTTGGGGCGAATCGCCTCCAAACTTTTACACGAGTTTTGTTTCCCGAAATCTGGCCTTCTCTCCTCGCCGGAACATCCATGGCTTTTGCTAGAGGAATCGGGGAATACGGCTCCGTAGTCTTCATCTCGGGAAACCTTCCGGGCAAAACGGAAATCCTCCCTTTGCTCATCGTCACCAAACTGGAACAGTACGAATATGCAAAGGCAACGGGAATCGCTCTCTTGATGTTGGTACTTTCCTTTTCCATCATGCTGGCGATCAATTTCTTCCAGAGTAGATCCTCGAGGAGACTCGGATGA
- the cysW gene encoding sulfate ABC transporter permease subunit CysW encodes MRTEPVWLKVLLIGTVFFLAALILLLPIAIVFAEAFSQGVDGYLVGLQDPDTISALLMTLKVAGIAVPLNTFFGLAAAFLISRFEFPGKNILLTILDSPFAVSPVISGLIFLLLFGRQGWFGEFLSEYGIKIVFNTPGLVLATLFITLPFVARELIPLMQTQGKEEEEAGILLGASFPRLFLRIIVPNIKWGLLYGIILCNARAMGEFGAVSVLSGHIRGKTNTLPLQIEMLYNEYNSVGAFSAASLLVFLSLMTLLVKTALEKNLKNAEKEAPPDEDNKESSETSLPVGQGAGKTGKP; translated from the coding sequence ATGAGAACGGAACCTGTGTGGCTGAAAGTCTTGTTGATCGGAACCGTATTTTTTTTGGCGGCCCTCATTCTTCTTCTTCCGATCGCCATCGTTTTTGCGGAAGCCTTCTCGCAGGGAGTCGACGGCTATCTCGTCGGATTGCAGGATCCGGATACGATCTCAGCACTACTGATGACCTTGAAAGTGGCGGGAATCGCGGTCCCGCTAAATACGTTCTTCGGACTCGCAGCGGCGTTTTTGATTTCTAGATTCGAATTTCCCGGAAAGAACATTCTTCTGACGATACTCGATTCCCCTTTCGCGGTCTCTCCCGTGATTTCCGGACTGATCTTTCTTCTTCTATTCGGAAGACAAGGTTGGTTCGGGGAATTCCTGAGCGAGTACGGAATCAAAATCGTATTCAATACTCCAGGCCTAGTGTTGGCTACCCTCTTCATCACCTTACCTTTCGTGGCAAGAGAATTGATTCCTTTGATGCAGACCCAGGGAAAAGAGGAAGAAGAAGCCGGAATCCTCTTGGGCGCCTCCTTTCCTAGATTATTTCTAAGGATCATCGTTCCGAACATCAAATGGGGATTACTGTACGGAATTATACTTTGCAACGCGAGAGCCATGGGGGAATTCGGAGCCGTCTCCGTCCTTTCCGGACATATCCGGGGAAAAACGAACACCCTTCCTTTGCAGATCGAAATGCTTTACAATGAATACAATTCGGTCGGAGCTTTTTCGGCCGCATCCCTTCTCGTGTTTCTTTCCCTCATGACTCTATTGGTCAAAACAGCCCTGGAAAAGAATCTGAAAAACGCGGAGAAGGAAGCTCCTCCCGACGAGGACAACAAGGAATCCTCCGAAACTTCTCTTCCTGTCGGACAGGGAGCGGGCAAAACCGGAAAACCTTAG
- a CDS encoding PaaI family thioesterase, with protein MSDTIWDEHYRKLENMYHGKAPINGFFKPTIRISRMEAEVEIPVREDFFHAARSVHGSVYFKALDDAAFFAANSIVTEVFVLTLTFQLQLTRAIKDGFMTARGKVLQNLGNQIIAESVLYDSRGKEAARGSGVFVKSKMPLSPEIGYVLNRPDESER; from the coding sequence ATGAGCGACACGATCTGGGACGAGCACTACCGCAAACTGGAAAATATGTATCATGGAAAAGCGCCGATTAACGGTTTTTTCAAACCCACAATCAGGATCTCCCGGATGGAGGCGGAAGTGGAAATTCCGGTTCGAGAGGATTTCTTTCATGCGGCGCGGTCCGTTCATGGATCCGTTTATTTTAAGGCACTGGATGATGCGGCTTTTTTTGCGGCGAATTCGATCGTGACGGAAGTCTTTGTGCTTACGCTTACATTCCAACTCCAGCTAACTCGGGCGATCAAAGACGGATTTATGACTGCGCGGGGGAAAGTTCTACAGAATCTAGGAAACCAGATCATCGCCGAATCCGTATTATACGATTCGAGAGGCAAGGAGGCTGCTCGCGGGAGCGGAGTCTTCGTAAAGAGTAAGATGCCCTTGTCTCCCGAGATCGGTTACGTTTTGAATCGGCCGGATGAATCCGAAAGATGA